The genomic window CGACACCGCGCACGCGCACAACCTGAACGTCATCGACGGCGCTCGAGCGATCAAGGAGTCCGTCGACGCTGACGTCGTCGTCGGTAACATCGGCACTCGAGAGGCGGCCGAGGACCTCGTCGACTTCGCGGACGGTCTCAAGGTCGGCATCGGTCCGGGGTCGATCTGTACCACGCGCGTCGTCTCGGGGTCGGGGATGCCCCAGATCACGGCCGTCGCGCAGGTCGCCGACGTGGCCGCCGAACACGACGTACCGGTGATCGCCGACGGCGGCATCCGGTACTCCGGCGACGCGATCAAGGCGGTCGCGGCCGGTGCCGACGCGGTCATGCTCGGCTCCTACTTCGCCGGCACCGACGAAGCGCCGGGCCGGGTCGTCACGATGAACGGCAAGAAGTACAAGCAGTACCGCGGCATGGGATCGGTCGGCGCGATGAAATCCGGCGACAGCGACCGATATCTCAAGGACGAACCCGACGAGGAAGACGAGTACGTCCCCGAGGGCGTCGAGGCGGCGACGCCGTACAAGGGCACGCTGAAGTCCGAACTCCACCAGCTCGCGGGCGGCATGCAGTCGGGCATGGGATACGTCGGCGCGGAGACCATCCCCGGGTTCAAAGAGCGCAGCGAGTTCGTCCGCGTCTCCGCGGCCGGACAGGCCGAGAGCCACGCCCACGATGTCGTCATCACCGACGAAGCGCCGAACTACTCGCCGGACAGCGAGTAGCGAAAAACCCGTGGCGGAATCGCGACCGCGATAACGTGGCCATCGCGGTCGTCCGCTTCCGACCGAGACGGTGTGGTACCGCTCTGATCGAAACTCCGACCTACGGATCGATCATCGGCGTCGTGAACGATCCCTCGTCGAGTTCCGGATCGTACTCCTCGATCGCGGATCGGACGATGGTGAACACGGCGGACTTGCTCCAGCGGGCGGTGTTGATGTGGAGGTCGTAGAACGACCGGTCGCCGATGTCGATCTGGTAGTACGACTGATAGCGGCCGGCTTCGCTGACCTCGCGGACGCGCATCTCCGCGTCGGTCTCGCCGCGGTCGTCGATGCGATCGAGACGCACGTCCTCGGGCGCGTCGAGCCAGATCCGCAGGTCCGCGCGTTCGCCGGCGAGCCAGCCCGCCAGCCGGGACTCGAGGATGAACGGCTTGTTGGCCATCCCCCACTTCTCGGCGATCTGCTGGAGCCGCTGATCTAAGGCGCGGTCGATATCGTCGTCCTCGTCGGCCTTCGCGGTGAGCTGATTGAGGTTCATATCCCGATCGTCCGCGAGTTCGCGGAAGATGTCCCCACCGGAGACGTACGGACAGCCCATCGCGTCGGCGAGCCGTTCACAGAGCGTCGTCGCGCCACAGCCCGGCGGCCCGGAAACGGTCACGAAAAGCGTCGTGTCGATTCCCTCACTCGAACTGTCTTGTGCAGCCATATGCTGATGCTATCGGCCCCACATCAACAACCTTCCCCTCCGGCTCGGATCACTGGGGGACGAACGCGTGGCCGCATTCGGTACAGGTCATCCGGAAGTTCCCCTCGTCGGTGAGCTCGAGGCCGTGGGCGGTTTCTGCCTCGCAGTCCCGGCAGTAGACCAGCGACTCGATCTGGTCCCAATCGTGTTTCGATTCGGGCGCGCCGAAGGCGAAGCCGACGACTCGCTCGTCGGTGTCGTTGTAGCCGTGCTGGAAGTCGCCGGGCTCGAACCGGATCACTTCGCCCTCGTCGACGGTGACTTCGCTCTTTTCCTCGCTCGCGTCGTCCGCGTCGCGTTGCGACGTGCGCGTCTCGAACGTCGCGGTCCCCTCCTGTACGTAGAAGACCTCCTCCTGATCGTGGTGGGTGTGCATCCCGCCGGAGAACGACTCGCCAGGCTCGAGTTCGAAGTAGTTCATCGCGAAGTCGGAGAACCCGAGCGTGTCCGAAATCGGCCGTCTAACCGAGTGAACGCCCATCGGATTGAGTTCGGTATCTACGTCGTCGATCGCGACTTTCTCCATATTCCGTCGTTTGGCTCCTGCAGCAAAAATCCCGTGGGAGAGGATATCAGACGGGTGCGATCGGCGGGGTCACTGCCCCGAAGAGTAACGCCTACGGTCGTCCGCCCCCGAGTGCCACACGTGAACCGTCGTACAGCACTTCGAACCGCCGGGGTGACCGCCGTCGCGGGACTCTCGGGCTGTATCGAGAACTTACGAGAGCACTATAAGGGCAGCTTTCAGGGGCTGGTGCCCATCGAGGTCCACAGCGAGTCCGACCGCCACTACGACCTCACGCTCGAGGCCTACGAGACCGGGACGAACCGCCAGACCTACGACGAGAGTTACACGGTCACGGCGAACGAGTCGGCGTCGCTGCCCCATCTCGACGCGACCGAGCAGACCTTGCGCGTGACCAGATACGCACGGGAAGCCGACGAAGAGACGTTCAAGGAAGTCACGATCACCTCGAGTACGAAAGCCGTCACCGTTCGGCTCACCGACGAGGACCTGATTCTGGACGTCGATCGGAGAGACGGAACGGACGAGGCGAGTCCGACCGCCGAGCCCGGAACGGGCGATCCCGAGGCGAACGCGTCCGACCCGAGCGGCGGCGATCCGAACGAGACGGCGAACGAAACGCCGAACGAGTCGACGGACTAACGGCCCACCAGCGATCGAGCCCCACAGCGAAGATTCTCGAGGCCGGATTCGAACCGAATCGACCCGCCGAGCCGACGGCGTCTTCGCCGCCGATCCTCGCGTCTGCCGGACCGGTCAGGGGTATGGATGGAACGCCCGCTCGAGGCGTGGTTCGAAGCCGAGATCCGCCGGGACGGTCCGGGCCCGTTCGCCGAAGAATGGCTCGCCGGTAAACAGCGGCTGCGCGCCGGGGACGAGCACCCGAACCGCTTCGAAGCCGATCGCCTCGATATCCCGGGTCGTCAGCCGCGCCGCGGACGGCGTCAGCCCGGCGTCGGCCGTCCGCAAGCACAGCGCCTCGAGCCGATCGGTCCCCGTCGGAACGGGATCGGGGCCGACGCTCGCCGCCGGAACCGTCCGCTCGGCGTCGACGAACGCCCGCGCTCGCTCCGGAAACGAGGCGTACGTGCCGATTTCGCCGCCCGCATCGTCGGCCCCGTCCGGCCCGAGGTCCCGCAGTTCCATCCAGTTCTGGAGTGCCTCCTCGAGCGCCGACGCCGCGGCCGCTTCGGCGTCGAGCCCGGCCGCCGACCCGGCTGCGAACGCTGGCCACGCGTCGTCGTCGGCCGACACCGGGTCGCCGTCCTCGAGTGCGTCCGGATCCCGGTGGACGGCCGCGGCGACAACGGGCACGTCGATATCTTGGGTCACGAGCAGCGGCGTCACAGATAGCCCCTCGCTCCGGGCGCGGCGCTCGAGCGCGTCGAACTCCGGCGTCTCGACCGACAGTTCGAGCGGCTCGAACGTCGAGTACCACGCGAGCATCGTCGCGTCGCGCTCGATCACTTCCGTCAGCCCGGAGATCAGCGCGTCGACCGTCGAGGAACCGAGACCCAGCCCGGTCGTGATCGCCGGGACCAGCGACTCGCCGGGCTGTGGGAACTGGACCGCCGCAGCGGGCAGGTGGACCGTCTCGCCGGTCGTGAGGTCCTCGCCCGGGACCCAGCGGTGTTCATCGCCGGCATCGTAGGTGGGCGCGTCGTCCGGTCGAACGAGGTCCGTCGGAGCGACCGCGCTCTCGAGGTCGGCTTCGCTCGCGCGGACGAAGTCGTCCTCGCGGTAGACGCCGGCGCAGTAGCGCTCGAGGCCCTCGCCGACGGCTTTCATCAGCGCGGCGTTCCAGTCGGTGGCGACGCCGGCGGCCTGTCTCGGCGCGCTGGCGTCGCTGTACGCGGTCGTGTCCGCGACCGTCGACAGGTAGTAGGGCGCCGGGAACGACTCGATCTCGCCGATGCTCGCGATCGGACCGACGCGATCGTCGACCGCCCGCTCGGCGGCTTCGACGGCGGCGTCGAGAGCGAGCGTCTCGGCGTCGCGCTCGAGCGTGCGATCCCGGTCGCCCGCCGCACACGCACAGCCGGGGACCGGCAGGACCTCCCGCCGGGCGTGTGGCACCTCAAGCGTGTGTCCCATGATCGAGCCCTCGTCGCCCGAGAAGATGCGCACGCACTCCCGGCCGGCGACGGCACCGGCGAGTCGCGCCGCGGCGCGATCGGCCTGCGGGCCGTCGGCTCGCTCCTCGAGGTTCGACGCGACGCGAGCGCGCAGACAGTCGAAACAGCCCGTAGCGGGCGCGAACCCGGAGACCGCAGCGTCGACGTTCGGCAGCGGCTGCCCGCCGACGCCGCCGATTTCGACGGCGATCCAAGGTGTCCCGCCGGTTCGGGCGGCCTCGTTCGCCCGCTCGAACGTCGGCGAGCCAGCGACATCGCTGACGACCGCGAAGCGAGCGTCGCCGAGGTCCGCCGGATCGGCGTCCCGAACGCCGATATCGACATCATCGAGTGCGGTAACGACGGCCTCGCGAACGGGGTCGTCGCCCACGACGTGGACTTGCATACCCCTACCTGCTGGCGCGGGCGGCAAAAACGCCCCGCTCGAGGCCCGCGAGCCGAGCCGCGAGCAGGTGCGTGCGAGGAGAACGGCAGGCCGCAGTCAGTGAGTCAGTTCTCGGTCGTCGCCGCCGAATCGACGTAGACGAGTTCGTCCGCCGCCTCGAGCAGGCGCACGCCCCACGTGACGGTGACGGGGACGAGCGCGGTCGTGAAGATCGCGATGAACACGAGGATCGAGAACATTTCCGCGCCGATGACCCCGGCCTCGTAAGCGACCTGCGCGATGATGATCTCGACGGTCCCGCGGCCGTTCATGCCGAAGCCGACGACGAGCCCCTCGCGGGAGGTCAGTGACGTCGGCAGCGAGAACAGCCACGAGCCGATGATCTTGCCGAGGAACGCAATGGCGACAAGTCCGGCGAGGACGGCAAAGGAGTCGAAGAACACGTCGAACGTGATCTGGAAGCCGACCGTGACGAAGAAGACGGGCGCGAACAGCCCCATCGCAAGGTCGTAGATGACCGTGTGCATGTGCTCGTAGAGCCCCGGCTCGACGTCCGCCTGCCGGAGAAACATGCCCGCCATGAAGCCGCCGATGATCATGTGCAGGTCCGCGAGCGTCGCGAGTTGGGCGAACAGCAAGGAGACGAGCAGGGCGAAGGTGAAGGCGGTCGTCCGATCGACGAATCCGTACCGCTCGCGCTGGCGTTCGATGTACCGCCACGCGACCGGCAGGAATCGGTAGCCGATCAGCAGCGTCACCGCAAAGAAGCCGATCGCCTGCAGGAGGATCACGCCGATTTCGGCCGGATCGAGCGCGCCCGCGGTCACGTAGCTGTCGACGCCGGCGAACGCGATGAGCACGCCCACGTCCGAGGCGAGCGCGCCGCCGAGCAACACGTTCGCGATTCGGGTATCGAGGAGCTCGAGGTCGGCCAGAATCCGGGATTTCGTCGCCAGCGACGTGGCGGCCATCGCGAGGCCGAGAAAGAGCGCCGCGCCGGTAGAGACGGCGAGCCAGATCCCGGCCGCGTAGCCGAGTCCGAAGGGGATGACGAACGCCCCGAAGGCGATCAGCAGCGACTGGGGGCCGAGTTCGAACAGTTCCCTGAGATCGACCTCCATCCCGACGTAGACCATCAGGAGGAACACGCCGAGTTCGGACAGCACCGAGAGCAGTTCCGAGGGGTGTAAGAGCCCGAGCAACGCGGGCCCGAACGCGATGCCGGCGAACAGCTCCCCCATCATCGTCGGATAGCCGAAGCGCTCGGCGACCGCGCCGAACACCCACGCGACCGAGAGGACGAGCAGGAGACTCAGAATGTCGATCGAGACGGTTTCGACCATTGATCACCACCACGCGTCACGGATCGGGCAGTTGCGCCGCTGTACGCGCTCGTCAACCCGTGAACGGCGGTTCAGATTTGACGCTCCCATGGAGTTCGAGTTCGATCAAAGACGCAGTCTCGCGACACTTTACTGGAGTGGATACCACACGTCACTGAAACGACCGTATCCTCAGTCGTCGGTGCTCGCATCCGGTTCGCCGATCGCCGGAGCCGCCGGATCGTCGGTCACGTCGGCACTGCGCCACGTCCCCCGTCGGTACCAGGCGTAGGCGAGCCCCGCGCCGACGACGTTCGAAGCGGCGAAGGCGATCCAGATGCCGCGGTACTCCAGCGACGTCTGCGAGAGGCCGTACGCGATCGGAAGCCGGACGAGCGCGTAGGTCACGAGGACGATCGCGGCGGCGGTGAGCGTTTTTCCGGTTCCCCGGAAGCTGCCGTTGTAGGCTCGCATGACGCCGATGAACCCGAAGGAGGGCGCGACGTATCGGAGGAACGTGACGCCGACCTCGATGACTTCGGGGTCGTCGGTGAACGCGGCGGTGATCGGCTCCGCAGCGAGCCACGCCACGACGCCCAGCACCCCGAGGACGACGAACATGACTTTGGCGGCGAAGTCGGCGGCGGCCTCCGCGCGGTCCGGTTTGTCGGCACCGACGTTCTGGCCGGTCATCGTCTCGACCCCGCGGGCGACCGCGATCGCCGGGAGGAAGATGACCGAGAACACGCGCGTTCCGATCCCGTACGCCGCGACGACGTAGGTCGGGAACAGCCCGACGATCACCAACAGCAGGTTGATCGACAGCGCACGACCCATGCCCTCGATCGATGCCGGGAAGCCGATCGAGACGAGCTTCTTGGCGAAGGAAAGGTCCGGGCGCATCTGTTGAAGCCGGATTCGGACACCCCGCGTTCCGCGGAACATAATCGCCAGTCCGACGACGAGCGCGAGCGCGCGGGAGAAGACCGTGGCGATCGCCGCGCCCTGAATGCCGAGTTCGGGGAAGCTGATCGTACCCACGAGTGGTGCGTTCTCGACGACCGTCCAGCCGAAGATCAGGAACGGGTCGAGGATCACGTTGAGGACCACCGAGCCGAACATCACGAGCATCGGCGTGATCGTGTCGCCGTAGCCGCGCATGAGCGCGATGAAGACGAAGAAGCCGAACATGAAGGCCATGCCCAGCGAGATGACCTGCATGTAGTCGGTCGCCAGCGGCAACACGTCCGGAGACGCCCCGAGCAGGGCCAGCAGTTCCTCGACGAAGGCGAAACCGACGAGGCCAAGGATTACCGCCCCGATCAGCGACAGGGCCACCGTCTGAGAGGCGGCGTACTCAGCCTCGCTCTCCTCGTCCGCACCGATGTGCTGGGCGACGAGGACGCTCCCGGCGACTGATAACCCCATCCCGACCGAGATAAGCAGGAAGACCATCGGGAACGCAAAGCTAATCGCCGCGAGTGCTTCGGTACTGTACTGGCCCAGCCAGAACGTGTCGATGAGGTTGTAGGCCGTCTGCAGCAGATTCGTCACGATGATCGGCAGCGACAGATAGAACAGCGGCTTCGCGATGCCGCCCTCCGTCAGCTCGAACTCCTCGCGGCCCTTGAACAGACCGGAAAGCCGGTCCAATAGGCTCATTCGCCAGCCTCCGTGGGATCACGGTTTCCCGTCTTCGAGCCATCACTGCTCGTCTCGGCTGCGCGTAGCGTGTCGTCGATGTAGTCGTGGACGTACCGCTTCGTCCGCTCGGGTGACCGATCGACGGCGACCGCCCGCGTCTGCGCGCCGTGGAACATCGTCGTGAGGAAGTCGGCCGTCTCGTCAGGGTCGACCCCCTCGCGGAACTCGCCCGACTCGAGGCCGTCCGCGACGAGGCCCGCGATCCGATCGTGGAGCGCGCTATCGAACTCGCTCAGTTGGTTCTGATAGGCCTCGTTGTACGGCGCTTGGGCCTTGATCTCGAGGATGGCCGTGCGGAACTCCTCGGCGGAGTCGTCGTCCGACGGCGTCAGGAGTTCGTCGAGGAACTCGTGGAGCCGTTCGGCTGGCGTCTCGCCGGGGACCGTCCGGGTCCGCTCCTCGAATCTATCCAACAGATACTCCAGAAACGACTCGAGGAGGTCGCCCTTGCCCTCGAAGTGGTAGTGAAGCGTGCCCTTGCTCTTGGTCGATTCCTCGGCGATATCCTGCATCGTCAGCTCCGCGTACCCGTGTTTGCAGAGTGCTCGATACGTCGCCTCCATAAGATCGTCTCTCGTCTCGTCCGTCATTCAGAACAGTTCTATATGGCATACTGACTGGCCAGTCAAAAGCCCTTCGCAACCAGAGTCACGTTCGGTCGGAGACGTGCCGACCGGTGCTCGAGAACGGTGTAACAGTCGGTGTCGGACGTTGAGTAGCCGCCGGAAAACGGAACGGACTCCGCGGACGAAGTGAGACCGCGAGGCCGCTCAGTCCTGTTCGCGCAGTCGCTCGAGGACTTCCTCGGCGTTTTCGACGGCCTGTGCCTTCTTCGCCGGGTAGGCCTCGACCTTCCCGCGGAAGGTGATCCCGGCGCCGAGGCGAACGTCGCCCTCGAAGGCGGCCTGCTTGTCGAGCCGCAGGAATAGTTCCGTGTTCTCGGTAACCCGCTCGTCGAGTTCGTCGATCAATTCGTCGAAGGACTCGAGGTCGGCCAGCCGCGAGAGGACGTGGCGAACGTCGTCGGCGTTCTCGACGCGGGCCGAGAGGACGAGGATGCGGTCGCCGTAGTGGCCCTCGCTCTCGGCGCGTTCGATCTCGAACTCCTCGGGGAGGAAGGTTCGGAGCGCCTCCTCGACGCGCTTTTCGTCCTCGGTGGCGTAGCAAAACGTCCGTAAATCGACGTAGTGAAGCGGAATCTGTGGCATCTGCGATTCGAATCTCGATGTGGGTAGTGTGGGCGCAGTCGCGTCGGTCCGGCGCGGTGACAGTCGGCGAGCGGACCCGACGGAAAATCGGCCCGCGAGCGGTGGTTATTCCTCGTCGTCTTCGGCGTCGGCCTCGTCGGCCGCCTCGAGGTCGTCCTCGGGGACGCCGGCTTCCTGTCCGTCCTCGAAGCTGATGGTGTAGGTGACGTCGCCGAACATCGACTCCATTGTCTGGGAGACGGTACCGGTTTCGCCGTCGAACTCGCTGTGCTCGTCGTGCAGGACGACGCGATCGTCTTCCTCGAAGCTCATAGCCTGTCGTTCCCCGTCTGCGTGTAAAAAGGGACTGATTCGAGCCAAGACGAGAGCGTCGATCGGCGCGGGCGGAGTTCGACGGTAGTTATCGCATTTCCTCGAGCGCGACGACGGTGTCCGACATCAGCCACGCGTCCTCGCTGGTCGGATCCTCGATACTGAGTGCGAAAAAGGAGTCGCGGCCGTCGTCGACGGTGATGTGATAGCCGCGACTCTGCAACGAACTGGATCGGTCGGACGTGTTCGATCGGGCGGAACCCACGAGTGTGCTCGGGAACCGGCGCTGATAACTCGCTCGGTCTGCGGTCCGTAACCGCCGTCAGCGGCCGAAACGCCGAGATACCAGGAAATCGACCGACGGCGGGACCCCGGTCGACAGATGCCTCCGGCGACCGACCGGCGGGCCGCGAGTCGCCGCCGATCGCCAACCCCGTCTCGAGGGGCTCAGTTCAGGTCGGCCCGCTCGAAGCGTCGGTAGCCGATCGCGACGGGAACGACGATCCAGACCGCCAGCACGACGGCGGCGAACCACTCCGACAGGTAAAACGGCACGTCCCCGACGACGCGGTCCGACACCGCGAGCGTTCCCTGCTGAAACGCCCCCTGGGGAACGTCTTCGACGATGGTCTCCCAGCCGACCAGCGCCGGCACGTAGCCGTCGACCAGCAGGCTCATAGCCTGCCTGTACGCCTCGAGCGGGTTGAGCCGGAGCGCGAAGAGATACCAGCCCGGGGCCTCGAGCCCGACGAGGTCCCCCTCGAGCAGGTAGTGGAGCCCGGCGACCAGCGGATGCCACAGCAGGGTAAAGAGGATGTAGCTGCCGATCGCGCCGCCCATCGCCTGCGTCCGGGTGGCGGTCATCGCCGAGACGCCGACGGCGATGGCGGTAAAGGCGGCTCCGAGCAGGAGCGTCAGGGCGACGAACGCGAGCACCGTCCGGACGGGCAGCGAACCGAAGAGAGCGAGCATCAGCACCACGGTGAAGACGCAGGCGATGAGCGTCGCAGCGGCGATGACGCCGGTCCGGCTCGCGAGTTTGCCGAAGAGCACGTCGCGGCGGTTGTGGGAGAGCCCGAACAGGATTCGCAGACTACCCGACTGGCGCTCCCCGACGATCGCCATGTAGCCGACGACCAGGGCGATGATCGGGACGAACAGCTGGCCGCCGACGTTGGTGAAAAAGAAGATGACGTCCGTCGCGGCGGGATCCTCGATCTGGGACGACGCGCCGACGGTGACGATCCCCATCAGAACCAGAAAGATCCCGATGATCCCCCAGATCATCCGCGAACGCACGATATCCTCGAAGTCCTTGCGCGCGATCGCGACCCACGTCATCGGTCCACCTCCTCGGGGCCCGCCCCGAGTGCGCCTTCGCCGCTTCCCTCACTGTCGCCCTCTCCCTCGACCCTCGCGTCCGCATTGCGCTCGAGGCCCGCATCGCTGCCACCTACATCGGCGTCCGAGCCAGTAAACGCCGCAAATAGGTCCTCGAGGGTCGCCTCCTCGATATCGAAGTCGAGCACCGCCGCGTCGGACTCGACGAGCCGATGGACGACCGTCGCCTTGGCGCGCGGATCGGTGTACGAGACGTGCAGCCCGTCTTCGGCGCGGGTCACGTCGGTGACGCCCGCGATCGCGGTCAGGTCGTCGACCGACGCGCCGGGCGCGCTGGCGACTTCGATGACGAGTCGCGAGCCCACCCCGGCTGTCTCCCGGAGCCCCTCGATGGTGTCGACGGTGACCAGTTCGCCGTCGTCCAGGATCCCGACCCGGTCACAGACCGCCGCGACCTGTCCGAGGATGTGACTCGAGAAGAAGACGGTCGTCCCCCGCCTCGCCTCCTCGCGGACGAGTTCCTGCATCGTCCGGATGCCGTGGGGATCGAGTCCGCCTGACGGCTCGTCGAGGATCAGCAGATCCGGGTCGCCCGACAGCGCCATCGCCATGGCGAGGCGCTGGGACATCCCCTTCGAGTACTCCCCGACCGGCCGCCGCCCGTCGTCCCGGTCGAGACCGACCCGCTCGAGCAGGGTCTCCGGGTCGGCGTCCCCGTCCTGTGACTCGATCGCGAACTCGAGGTGACGACGGCCCGACGAGCGGTTCCAGAGGTCGAACCCCTCCGGGAGCACCCCGACGCGGTCGTGGACCGCGTCCGTCTCAGCTTGCGTGTCGTAGCCGAGGACGGTCGCGTCCCCCTCGCTCGGCCGGACGAAGTCCAGCAGCAGGTCGATCGTGGTCGTTTTTCCGGCGCCGTTCGGCCCGAGGAAGCCGAACACCTCCCCCTCCGCGACCTCGAGGTCGAGCGCCTCGAGCGCGACGACGGCCTCGTCGCCGGCACCGTACCGTTTCGTGAGTCCCCGCGTTCGAATTGCCGGCATGTGACTCGCTCAACACGAACAGATAGAAATAGCTCAGGGGCTGTCAGCACGACGGAACGAGAACCGTCCCCGTCCGGGTTGACGCAGCGACGGTCGGTAGCGGACCCGATCGGACGAGTCGAGTCGACTCCGCTACGCTTCGAGTTCGATATCGAGTTCCTCGAGCAGCGTCTCGGCCGCGGCGCTCGAGGAGCCGGGGCCGCGGGCGGTGAGGAGGTCGCCGTCGACGGTGACGCTGGTGTCGGCGTCGAGTTCGGCGTCCCAGTTGCCGCCGGCGGCTTTCACTTCGTCCTCGACCCAGTAGGGAAGTTTGCGGCCGTCGGGCATACGGTCCTGCTCGTCGACGATGCCTTCTTCCCACTCGTTGGGGAAGCCGGTCACGTCGCGGCCGTTGACGATGAACGCCCCGTGGCTGTCCCGAGCGAAGCCGAGCATGCCGACGGCGTGGCAGACGACGAGCGCCTTGCCGTTGCCCTCGACGGCGTCCCGGAGGAGCTGTCGGGCGTGTTTGTCCTGATTGATGTCCCACGCGGTCCCGTGCCCGCCGGGGAAGACGACGGCGTCGTACCCCTCGGCGTCGGCCTGTGCGACCGGGATCGGGTCGTTCAGCCGCTCGTCGTTCTCTGCGACCTCCCGGACGTGTTCGGCGGTCTCCTCGCCGACCTCGTCGGGATCGATCGAGCGCTCGTCGACGACCGGCGGGCTGCCCGACGGCGTCGCGACCGTGATCTCGACGCCGGCCGCCGAGAGCGTC from Natrinema versiforme includes these protein-coding regions:
- the cmk gene encoding (d)CMP kinase; the encoded protein is MAAQDSSSEGIDTTLFVTVSGPPGCGATTLCERLADAMGCPYVSGGDIFRELADDRDMNLNQLTAKADEDDDIDRALDQRLQQIAEKWGMANKPFILESRLAGWLAGERADLRIWLDAPEDVRLDRIDDRGETDAEMRVREVSEAGRYQSYYQIDIGDRSFYDLHINTARWSKSAVFTIVRSAIEEYDPELDEGSFTTPMIDP
- a CDS encoding cupin domain-containing protein, whose product is MEKVAIDDVDTELNPMGVHSVRRPISDTLGFSDFAMNYFELEPGESFSGGMHTHHDQEEVFYVQEGTATFETRTSQRDADDASEEKSEVTVDEGEVIRFEPGDFQHGYNDTDERVVGFAFGAPESKHDWDQIESLVYCRDCEAETAHGLELTDEGNFRMTCTECGHAFVPQ
- a CDS encoding YcaO-like family protein produces the protein MQVHVVGDDPVREAVVTALDDVDIGVRDADPADLGDARFAVVSDVAGSPTFERANEAARTGGTPWIAVEIGGVGGQPLPNVDAAVSGFAPATGCFDCLRARVASNLEERADGPQADRAAARLAGAVAGRECVRIFSGDEGSIMGHTLEVPHARREVLPVPGCACAAGDRDRTLERDAETLALDAAVEAAERAVDDRVGPIASIGEIESFPAPYYLSTVADTTAYSDASAPRQAAGVATDWNAALMKAVGEGLERYCAGVYREDDFVRASEADLESAVAPTDLVRPDDAPTYDAGDEHRWVPGEDLTTGETVHLPAAAVQFPQPGESLVPAITTGLGLGSSTVDALISGLTEVIERDATMLAWYSTFEPLELSVETPEFDALERRARSEGLSVTPLLVTQDIDVPVVAAAVHRDPDALEDGDPVSADDDAWPAFAAGSAAGLDAEAAAASALEEALQNWMELRDLGPDGADDAGGEIGTYASFPERARAFVDAERTVPAASVGPDPVPTGTDRLEALCLRTADAGLTPSAARLTTRDIEAIGFEAVRVLVPGAQPLFTGEPFFGERARTVPADLGFEPRLERAFHPYP
- a CDS encoding cation:proton antiporter produces the protein MVETVSIDILSLLLVLSVAWVFGAVAERFGYPTMMGELFAGIAFGPALLGLLHPSELLSVLSELGVFLLMVYVGMEVDLRELFELGPQSLLIAFGAFVIPFGLGYAAGIWLAVSTGAALFLGLAMAATSLATKSRILADLELLDTRIANVLLGGALASDVGVLIAFAGVDSYVTAGALDPAEIGVILLQAIGFFAVTLLIGYRFLPVAWRYIERQRERYGFVDRTTAFTFALLVSLLFAQLATLADLHMIIGGFMAGMFLRQADVEPGLYEHMHTVIYDLAMGLFAPVFFVTVGFQITFDVFFDSFAVLAGLVAIAFLGKIIGSWLFSLPTSLTSREGLVVGFGMNGRGTVEIIIAQVAYEAGVIGAEMFSILVFIAIFTTALVPVTVTWGVRLLEAADELVYVDSAATTEN
- a CDS encoding MATE family efflux transporter, translated to MSLLDRLSGLFKGREEFELTEGGIAKPLFYLSLPIIVTNLLQTAYNLIDTFWLGQYSTEALAAISFAFPMVFLLISVGMGLSVAGSVLVAQHIGADEESEAEYAASQTVALSLIGAVILGLVGFAFVEELLALLGASPDVLPLATDYMQVISLGMAFMFGFFVFIALMRGYGDTITPMLVMFGSVVLNVILDPFLIFGWTVVENAPLVGTISFPELGIQGAAIATVFSRALALVVGLAIMFRGTRGVRIRLQQMRPDLSFAKKLVSIGFPASIEGMGRALSINLLLVIVGLFPTYVVAAYGIGTRVFSVIFLPAIAVARGVETMTGQNVGADKPDRAEAAADFAAKVMFVVLGVLGVVAWLAAEPITAAFTDDPEVIEVGVTFLRYVAPSFGFIGVMRAYNGSFRGTGKTLTAAAIVLVTYALVRLPIAYGLSQTSLEYRGIWIAFAASNVVGAGLAYAWYRRGTWRSADVTDDPAAPAIGEPDASTDD
- a CDS encoding TetR/AcrR family transcriptional regulator, with the translated sequence MEATYRALCKHGYAELTMQDIAEESTKSKGTLHYHFEGKGDLLESFLEYLLDRFEERTRTVPGETPAERLHEFLDELLTPSDDDSAEEFRTAILEIKAQAPYNEAYQNQLSEFDSALHDRIAGLVADGLESGEFREGVDPDETADFLTTMFHGAQTRAVAVDRSPERTKRYVHDYIDDTLRAAETSSDGSKTGNRDPTEAGE
- a CDS encoding RNA-binding protein; translated protein: MPQIPLHYVDLRTFCYATEDEKRVEEALRTFLPEEFEIERAESEGHYGDRILVLSARVENADDVRHVLSRLADLESFDELIDELDERVTENTELFLRLDKQAAFEGDVRLGAGITFRGKVEAYPAKKAQAVENAEEVLERLREQD
- a CDS encoding ABC transporter permease subunit, whose amino-acid sequence is MTWVAIARKDFEDIVRSRMIWGIIGIFLVLMGIVTVGASSQIEDPAATDVIFFFTNVGGQLFVPIIALVVGYMAIVGERQSGSLRILFGLSHNRRDVLFGKLASRTGVIAAATLIACVFTVVLMLALFGSLPVRTVLAFVALTLLLGAAFTAIAVGVSAMTATRTQAMGGAIGSYILFTLLWHPLVAGLHYLLEGDLVGLEAPGWYLFALRLNPLEAYRQAMSLLVDGYVPALVGWETIVEDVPQGAFQQGTLAVSDRVVGDVPFYLSEWFAAVVLAVWIVVPVAIGYRRFERADLN
- a CDS encoding ABC transporter ATP-binding protein; the protein is MPAIRTRGLTKRYGAGDEAVVALEALDLEVAEGEVFGFLGPNGAGKTTTIDLLLDFVRPSEGDATVLGYDTQAETDAVHDRVGVLPEGFDLWNRSSGRRHLEFAIESQDGDADPETLLERVGLDRDDGRRPVGEYSKGMSQRLAMAMALSGDPDLLILDEPSGGLDPHGIRTMQELVREEARRGTTVFFSSHILGQVAAVCDRVGILDDGELVTVDTIEGLRETAGVGSRLVIEVASAPGASVDDLTAIAGVTDVTRAEDGLHVSYTDPRAKATVVHRLVESDAAVLDFDIEEATLEDLFAAFTGSDADVGGSDAGLERNADARVEGEGDSEGSGEGALGAGPEEVDR
- a CDS encoding type 1 glutamine amidotransferase domain-containing protein; translated protein: MTDALFVVSEEGYWGEECVEPLETLSAAGVEITVATPSGSPPVVDERSIDPDEVGEETAEHVREVAENDERLNDPIPVAQADAEGYDAVVFPGGHGTAWDINQDKHARQLLRDAVEGNGKALVVCHAVGMLGFARDSHGAFIVNGRDVTGFPNEWEEGIVDEQDRMPDGRKLPYWVEDEVKAAGGNWDAELDADTSVTVDGDLLTARGPGSSSAAAETLLEELDIELEA